The following proteins are co-located in the Vibrio azureus genome:
- the mutM gene encoding bifunctional DNA-formamidopyrimidine glycosylase/DNA-(apurinic or apyrimidinic site) lyase, whose amino-acid sequence MPELPEVEVSRMGISPHMVGQTIKAFVFRTPKLRWDIPPELKRLEGQVIRNISRRAKYLLIETDQGTAIVHLGMSGSLRVLDADFPAAKHDHVDLKLTNGKILRYNDPRRFGAWLWSAPNESHSVLGHMGPEPLTEEFNAEYMIDKAKSKRVAVKQFIMDNKAVVGVGNIYANESLFKSRIHPTRPAGSLNNKEWQRLVDNIKSTLETAIQQGGTTLKDFAQADGKPGYFAQELLVYGKAGEPCPECGEIIQEQKLGQRNTFFCEQCQQ is encoded by the coding sequence ATGCCTGAGTTACCTGAAGTGGAAGTGAGTCGTATGGGGATCAGCCCACATATGGTCGGTCAGACGATCAAGGCATTTGTGTTTCGGACACCAAAATTGCGTTGGGATATTCCACCAGAGCTTAAGCGTTTAGAAGGGCAAGTGATCCGTAATATTAGTCGGCGTGCTAAATACTTACTGATTGAAACCGATCAAGGAACCGCGATTGTGCATTTAGGCATGTCAGGCTCACTGCGTGTACTTGATGCCGATTTTCCAGCAGCTAAACACGATCATGTCGATCTTAAACTGACTAATGGTAAGATCTTACGTTATAACGATCCTCGTCGCTTCGGTGCTTGGTTATGGAGTGCACCGAATGAATCTCACTCGGTATTAGGGCATATGGGGCCTGAGCCTCTGACTGAAGAGTTCAACGCTGAATATATGATAGACAAAGCTAAAAGTAAGCGTGTTGCGGTCAAACAGTTCATTATGGACAACAAAGCTGTCGTCGGAGTCGGAAATATCTATGCCAATGAGTCTTTGTTCAAATCGCGTATTCATCCGACTCGACCTGCAGGTAGCCTAAACAACAAAGAGTGGCAACGGTTAGTCGACAATATCAAATCGACCTTAGAAACGGCAATTCAGCAAGGTGGAACGACACTCAAAGACTTTGCTCAAGCGGATGGGAAGCCCGGCTACTTTGCACAAGAACTGTTGGTTTATGGTAAAGCGGGTGAGCCATGTCCTGAATGTGGAGAGATTATCCAAGAACAGAAACTCGGTCAGCGTAATACGTTTTTCTGTGAACAATGTCAGCAATAA
- a CDS encoding glycosyltransferase family 25 protein has translation MEPNVNTSLKIYVITTGNEERVERIRSYLKEFNFEFVQSDPYDALLCLEKKYQSYSHKFRQKAIMAGEIGCFKTHSQAWEKIVASGNSAIIIEDNIEFIQEPSRLLRADVSEYIKKYGLINFTNFSYILESDRPFKVSDVEENKPFPTVCYGITPLRAVDLLSKMQKTAYAVPIDKWLSIPKLSGCYGYISPIVVAKRQANLSSIANKRKGKKTFNPINMFLRVLNKIKYKF, from the coding sequence ATGGAACCAAACGTTAATACATCGTTAAAAATATATGTTATTACAACAGGTAACGAGGAAAGAGTTGAGAGAATACGCAGCTATCTTAAAGAGTTTAACTTTGAGTTTGTGCAATCAGACCCTTATGATGCTCTCCTCTGTCTTGAAAAAAAGTATCAAAGTTATTCCCATAAGTTTCGTCAAAAAGCCATCATGGCGGGTGAAATCGGCTGTTTTAAGACTCATTCACAAGCTTGGGAAAAAATAGTTGCGAGTGGTAACTCTGCAATAATCATCGAAGATAATATCGAATTTATACAGGAACCTTCGAGGTTACTTAGGGCGGATGTATCCGAATATATTAAAAAATATGGCTTGATTAACTTCACGAACTTTAGTTATATTTTAGAATCAGACAGACCATTTAAAGTCTCTGATGTAGAGGAGAATAAGCCTTTTCCTACGGTATGCTATGGTATAACTCCTTTGAGGGCTGTTGATCTCCTTAGCAAAATGCAAAAAACAGCCTACGCTGTTCCCATCGATAAATGGTTATCTATTCCTAAATTGAGCGGTTGTTACGGTTATATTAGCCCAATTGTTGTGGCGAAACGGCAAGCAAACTTATCGAGTATTGCTAATAAACGTAAGGGTAAAAAGACTTTTAATCCAATAAATATGTTTCTTAGAGTTTTAAATAAAATTAAATATAAATTTTAG
- a CDS encoding glycosyl transferase family 90: MKKLKYYLSNIFLPYLPSCFFRFYARNLIKKQGTYELKYLFERVEYYNKLNSEFTLTKQDLTEVRNFKKTGGSTYYYDLLKVVKSFPAKAKFKYINGDVVDIPSEPTFLKSRPIEGNNANSVLLKLNAVRHYNFVKQDKPYQNKKDRLVWRGTGFRPNRRILLATHFHNPRCDVGRVDTKEQDQLHYVTPPMTIAEQLEYKFILSLEGMDVATNLKWIMSSNSLCFTPKLRFETWFMEGRLLPGVHYVEIKDDFSDINEKMDYYLAHPKEAENIIANAHAWVEQFKHPQRERLISLMVAQKYFNLQEIPPSNTA; this comes from the coding sequence ATGAAAAAGTTAAAATACTACTTAAGCAATATATTCCTTCCTTATTTACCTTCTTGTTTTTTCCGTTTCTATGCAAGAAATCTGATAAAGAAGCAAGGGACATACGAGCTAAAATATTTATTTGAGAGAGTTGAGTATTACAATAAATTAAATTCTGAATTTACTCTCACAAAGCAAGACTTAACTGAAGTCAGGAATTTCAAAAAAACAGGAGGGAGCACCTACTATTATGATTTACTTAAAGTAGTTAAGAGCTTCCCGGCCAAGGCAAAGTTCAAATACATCAATGGTGATGTCGTCGATATTCCCTCCGAGCCAACCTTTCTAAAAAGCAGACCCATTGAAGGTAATAACGCCAACTCAGTTCTGCTCAAGCTCAATGCTGTGAGACACTATAATTTTGTCAAGCAAGACAAACCTTATCAAAATAAAAAAGATCGACTTGTTTGGCGTGGGACTGGGTTTCGGCCAAATAGGAGAATATTACTCGCTACACATTTTCATAACCCTCGGTGTGATGTAGGTAGAGTAGACACTAAAGAGCAAGATCAATTACATTACGTCACGCCTCCGATGACGATAGCAGAGCAATTAGAGTACAAATTTATACTCAGCTTAGAAGGAATGGACGTTGCGACTAACCTAAAGTGGATTATGTCTTCAAACTCACTTTGCTTTACACCCAAGCTGCGCTTTGAAACATGGTTTATGGAAGGGAGACTCTTACCTGGCGTACACTATGTCGAGATAAAAGATGATTTTTCCGACATTAACGAAAAGATGGATTACTACCTTGCCCACCCTAAAGAAGCGGAAAACATCATCGCCAATGCGCATGCTTGGGTAGAACAATTCAAACACCCGCAGCGAGAGCGACTGATTTCATTAATGGTAGCCCAGAAATACTTTAATCTACAAGAAATCCCCCCGAGTAACACTGCGTAA
- the coaD gene encoding pantetheine-phosphate adenylyltransferase, whose translation MKKVIYPGTFDPITNGHLDIITRAADMFDNIIIGVAASPSKNTLFSLDERVQLVEASTAHLSNVSTEGFSGLLVDFAREQKANILVRGLRTTVDFEYEFGLTSMYRKLLPGVESVFLTPAEEYAFLSSTIVREVAIHGGEVTQFVPLAVNNALLTKFDKS comes from the coding sequence ATGAAAAAAGTTATATACCCAGGTACTTTCGACCCAATTACCAACGGTCATCTCGATATCATCACGCGTGCTGCAGACATGTTTGATAATATCATCATTGGCGTTGCAGCTAGCCCTTCTAAAAATACGTTATTTAGTCTGGATGAACGCGTCCAACTGGTCGAAGCATCCACTGCCCATTTAAGCAATGTATCGACAGAAGGCTTCAGTGGTCTACTGGTTGATTTTGCTCGTGAACAAAAAGCCAATATATTAGTCCGAGGCTTACGGACCACGGTTGACTTCGAATATGAATTTGGTCTAACGAGCATGTACCGTAAGCTCTTACCAGGTGTAGAGAGTGTTTTTCTAACACCCGCAGAAGAGTATGCCTTTCTTTCTTCAACCATTGTCCGTGAAGTCGCTATCCATGGAGGCGAGGTAACACAATTTGTGCCCCTTGCAGTCAATAACGCGCTCCTAACTAAATTCGACAAATCATGA
- a CDS encoding glycosyltransferase family 2 protein, giving the protein MKTTLIITTYNWKEALKSVLESVERQTVLPDEVIVADDGSRKDTKAMIDQMREGFPTPLVHSWHEDNGFQLSMSRNRAIAKASGDYLIMIDGDMVLSRTFIESHKHVAKPNWFVQGGRVLTDEACSREIMENDLVPSVFSKGIRNRKNCITNSLLSSWFSYERNNDKATRGCNMAFWRQDVIEVNGFNQDFVGWGREDSEFVHRMLNAGKSRLYLKFAGVGYHLYHIENSRASLGQNDEILENTIKNKLKHCENGVDQFLEPEND; this is encoded by the coding sequence ATGAAAACAACGTTAATAATTACCACTTATAACTGGAAAGAAGCCTTAAAATCTGTTTTAGAAAGTGTAGAACGTCAAACTGTTTTACCTGATGAAGTCATTGTGGCCGATGATGGGTCTCGTAAAGATACTAAAGCAATGATTGACCAAATGCGTGAAGGTTTTCCGACGCCTCTGGTACATAGTTGGCATGAAGACAATGGCTTCCAGCTTTCTATGAGCCGCAACCGTGCAATCGCGAAAGCCTCTGGCGATTACTTAATTATGATTGATGGTGACATGGTGTTGTCACGGACCTTTATCGAATCTCATAAGCACGTGGCAAAACCAAATTGGTTTGTTCAAGGTGGTCGAGTTCTTACTGACGAAGCATGCAGCCGTGAAATTATGGAAAACGATTTGGTTCCTTCGGTGTTTAGCAAAGGGATCCGCAACCGTAAGAACTGCATTACCAACTCACTACTCTCGAGCTGGTTCTCATACGAACGCAACAACGACAAAGCAACTCGTGGCTGTAATATGGCGTTTTGGCGACAAGATGTCATCGAAGTGAATGGCTTCAACCAAGATTTTGTCGGTTGGGGACGAGAAGATAGCGAATTTGTTCATCGTATGCTAAATGCGGGTAAGTCACGCTTATACCTCAAGTTTGCCGGGGTAGGCTACCATCTCTACCACATAGAAAACTCACGCGCGTCGCTGGGTCAGAACGATGAGATCTTAGAAAACACGATTAAAAACAAGCTAAAACACTGCGAAAATGGTGTTGACCAATTTTTAGAACCTGAAAATGATTAA
- a CDS encoding glycosyltransferase family 2 protein — translation MSKPTLAVALIVKNEEKHLQACLETVKDWVDEIVLLDSGSTDQTEAIARQYTDKFYTNLEWPGFGKQRQLAQQYVTADYVLWLDADEQVTPELKDSILKAVEKDEPNTLYKVNRLSAAFGKFIYHSGWSPDWIVRLYRTKYTHYNNALVHEKVEDKGFAIKKLDGRLHHYTYENLHHYIHKTTGYLKAWADEREGRKKSGLSTAIIHALASFLKMYILKRGFLDGKHGFILAWLSMHSTFVKYIDLYLREQAKKQ, via the coding sequence TTGTCTAAACCCACGTTGGCAGTCGCCTTAATTGTAAAGAATGAAGAAAAACACCTTCAAGCTTGTCTAGAAACAGTAAAAGATTGGGTTGATGAGATTGTCTTGCTGGATTCAGGAAGCACCGATCAAACTGAAGCGATTGCAAGGCAATATACCGATAAGTTCTACACCAATTTAGAATGGCCGGGCTTTGGTAAGCAGCGTCAGCTTGCCCAACAATATGTCACTGCTGATTATGTGCTTTGGTTAGATGCTGATGAACAAGTCACACCAGAGCTGAAAGACAGTATTTTAAAAGCCGTCGAAAAAGATGAACCAAACACTCTGTACAAAGTAAATCGCCTGAGTGCCGCATTTGGTAAGTTTATCTATCATTCCGGATGGTCGCCAGACTGGATCGTTCGTCTTTATCGCACTAAGTATACTCATTACAATAATGCGCTCGTGCATGAAAAAGTTGAAGATAAAGGCTTTGCAATCAAAAAGCTGGACGGAAGACTGCATCATTATACGTATGAGAACCTCCATCATTATATCCACAAAACTACTGGCTACCTAAAAGCTTGGGCAGACGAGCGAGAGGGTAGGAAAAAATCCGGTCTCAGTACGGCTATCATCCATGCGTTAGCTAGCTTTTTGAAGATGTACATTCTCAAACGTGGTTTTCTTGATGGTAAGCATGGTTTCATCCTTGCATGGCTGAGCATGCATTCTACTTTCGTTAAATACATCGACTTATACTTACGCGAACAGGCAAAAAAACAATGA
- a CDS encoding glycosyltransferase family 9 protein, with translation MFTSAPASLCILRLSALGDVCNAIATAQAIQKQWPTTQITWITSALEAQLLQAVEGIEIIVFDKKAGFKGYQAVWRQLQDREFDALLHMQYALRASVVTLGIKAKYTLGFAADRSQDFQTLFTNVKVPSPPSLHVADGLLAFAYQLGVVPTEPTWSLTYPETDKVWANAQLQKDKPHLLIVPGASKAYKNWHAQGYVDVINHARQKGWQVILAGSPAKVEVDLAESIQSLLSEPCLNLVGKSSIMQMLALIDHVEMVISPDTGPAHMASAMNTPVIGLYAHHNPARVGPYRYLQYAVSVYEEAIWAETGKTSQQLSWRTRVKDEKAMNRISSQCVIAMFDRVLQDVYS, from the coding sequence ATGTTCACTTCAGCTCCTGCCTCTCTGTGTATTTTACGATTATCCGCCTTGGGTGATGTGTGTAATGCCATTGCAACTGCTCAGGCGATTCAAAAACAATGGCCTACGACGCAAATTACTTGGATAACCAGCGCACTCGAAGCTCAACTCCTCCAAGCCGTAGAAGGTATTGAGATCATTGTTTTTGATAAAAAAGCAGGGTTCAAAGGCTATCAAGCTGTGTGGCGTCAGTTACAAGATCGTGAGTTTGATGCCTTGCTGCACATGCAATATGCACTTCGAGCTAGTGTGGTCACGTTAGGGATTAAGGCTAAGTACACCCTAGGTTTTGCTGCTGATCGCAGTCAAGATTTTCAAACCTTATTTACCAACGTAAAAGTTCCTTCCCCACCTTCACTGCATGTAGCAGATGGACTGCTGGCTTTTGCCTATCAGCTAGGGGTGGTTCCTACAGAGCCCACTTGGTCTTTAACTTATCCAGAAACAGATAAAGTGTGGGCAAATGCACAACTCCAGAAAGATAAACCACATTTACTGATCGTTCCAGGTGCCAGTAAAGCCTATAAGAACTGGCATGCTCAGGGCTATGTCGATGTCATTAACCATGCCCGCCAAAAAGGTTGGCAAGTTATCTTGGCAGGAAGCCCAGCAAAAGTGGAAGTTGATCTTGCAGAAAGTATTCAGTCATTACTGAGCGAACCTTGTCTAAACTTAGTAGGTAAAAGCTCCATTATGCAAATGCTGGCGCTGATTGATCACGTTGAGATGGTCATTTCGCCTGATACTGGCCCTGCCCATATGGCCAGTGCTATGAATACCCCTGTGATTGGTTTATATGCTCATCACAATCCAGCTCGCGTTGGACCTTATCGCTATTTGCAATACGCCGTTTCAGTGTATGAAGAGGCCATTTGGGCTGAAACAGGCAAAACCAGCCAACAACTGAGCTGGAGAACACGTGTGAAAGATGAAAAAGCGATGAATAGAATTTCCAGTCAATGTGTTATCGCCATGTTTGATCGCGTTTTACAAGATGTATATTCTTAA